The sequence below is a genomic window from Thermodesulfobacteriota bacterium.
GCCTCTTCCTCATCGAGGACAGCAAGGTCAAGGAGTTCATAGGAGAGTACAGCCCGAAGCACTCGCTTCTCGACATAGAGAACCCCGTAACCTACGGGGCCATGACGCTTCCCGACACCTACATGGACCTGAAGCACGAGCAGTCTCGCGCCATAGCGCGCGCAAAGGACGTGGTCGTCCAGGTCGGTAAGGAGTTCGGCGAGCTCACCGGACGCACCTACGGCCTTATGGAGGAGTACAGGCTCGACGACGCGGATGTGGCCGTGGTGGTCTTGAACTCGGCCGCCGGCACCACGAAGGTGGCCGTAGACGAGCTGAGGAGGAAAGGGATGAAGGCGGGGCTCCTTAAGCCGAGACTCTACAGGCCCTTCCCGCATGAGGAGATACGAGAAGCGCTCAAGGGGGTCAAGGCCGTCTGCGTGCTCGACAGGGCCGACTCGATGAGCGGCTTCGGAGGGCCGATCTTTACCGACGTTCGCTCCGCTCTTTACGAGCTTCCGGAAAAACCGCCCGTGGTGGGCCGCATCTTCGGGCTCGGCGGAAGGGACTTTAAAGTGAAGGACGCGGCAGCGGTGATAGAGGATCTCTTCAAGGTCGCGGAGACGGGCAAGGTGGACGCCCTCACTAAATATATCGGAGTCTGATAAATGGCTACACTTAAAGAACTGGCATCGAAAGAAGAGCTCTTTACCGGAGGGCACAGGCTCTGCTCGGGCTGCGGCATACCTCCCATAGTGAGGCTCGTGCTCCGCTCGGCCGGCGCGCCGGTAGTGGCGACCACGGCCACGGGGTGCCTCGAAGTGGGCACCACCATCTATCCCTACACCTCATGGCGTGTGCCCTGGATACACTCGGCGTTCGAGAACGCGGCGGCCACCATAAGCGGGGTGGAGAGCGCGTACAAGGCCTTCAAGAGGAAGGGGAAGATGAAGGGAGACGTGAAGTTCGTCGCCTTCGGAGGCGACGGGGGCACCTACGACATAGGTCTGCAGGCACTTTCCGGAGCACTTGAAAGAGGCCACAACTTCCTGTATATATGTTACGATAACGGCGCTTACATGAATACCGGCATCCAGCGCTCGAGCGCCACGCCGTTCGGCTCGGCGACGACCACCTCGCCGGCGGGAACGGTGATCCCCGGGAAGCAGGAGTGGAGGAAGGACCTGACCAGGATAGTCGTGGCCCACAGGGTGCCCTACGCCGCGCAGGCCTCCCCGCACCTCTGGAAGGACCTCGCCAGGAAGGCCGAGAAGGCCTTTCAGACGGAGGGGCCGACCTTCATGAACGTGATGTCGCCGTGCCCTCTCGGGTGGTACACCAAACCCGAGGACTCGATAGGCTTCGCAAAGCTATCGGTCGATACCTGCTACTGGCCGCTATACGAGGTCGCCGACGGCGTGCTGAAGGTAAA
It includes:
- the porA gene encoding pyruvate ferredoxin oxidoreductase, encoding MSIVKAATKAVAYTGNSAVAYAMKQIDPDVCAAYPITPSTQVVEEFSGYAADGEVSTEFVTVESEHSAMSACIGAAAAGARVMTATSSQGLALMWEMLYIASGLRFPVVMATVNRALSAPINIHCDHSDSMGARDSGWIQLYSETVQEAYDNIFQAVRIAEHETVLTPAMVCLDGFITSHAIESLFLIEDSKVKEFIGEYSPKHSLLDIENPVTYGAMTLPDTYMDLKHEQSRAIARAKDVVVQVGKEFGELTGRTYGLMEEYRLDDADVAVVVLNSAAGTTKVAVDELRRKGMKAGLLKPRLYRPFPHEEIREALKGVKAVCVLDRADSMSGFGGPIFTDVRSALYELPEKPPVVGRIFGLGGRDFKVKDAAAVIEDLFKVAETGKVDALTKYIGV
- a CDS encoding thiamine pyrophosphate-dependent enzyme, coding for MATLKELASKEELFTGGHRLCSGCGIPPIVRLVLRSAGAPVVATTATGCLEVGTTIYPYTSWRVPWIHSAFENAAATISGVESAYKAFKRKGKMKGDVKFVAFGGDGGTYDIGLQALSGALERGHNFLYICYDNGAYMNTGIQRSSATPFGSATTTSPAGTVIPGKQEWRKDLTRIVVAHRVPYAAQASPHLWKDLARKAEKAFQTEGPTFMNVMSPCPLGWYTKPEDSIGFAKLSVDTCYWPLYEVADGVLKVNYKPKEKKPVEDWLKPQGRFKHLFKPGGDEIIEKMQKTIDLEWERLLEMDGKRVY